In Bradyrhizobium sp. WBOS07, the genomic window TCGGCGAGATCGGCATCGACAACGACCTCATCATCGGCGCCGATGAGGAAGTGTTCGAGATGAACAACGGCTGCATCTGCTGCACCGTGCGCGGCGACCTCGTTCGCATCATGGACGGCCTGATGAAGCGCAAGGGCAAGTTCGACGCCATCATCGTCGAGACCACCGGCCTTGCCGATCCCGCGCCCGTCGCCCAGACCTTCTTCGTCGATGAGGACGTGCAGAAGAACGCGCGTCTCGATGCCGTGGTGACCGTCGCCGACGCCAAATGGCTGTCCGACCGGCTCAAGGACGCGCCCGAGGCCAAGAACCAGATCGCCTTTGCCGACGTCATCGTCCTGAACAAGACCGACCTCGTCAGCAAGGGCGAGCTCGACGAGGTCGAGGCCCGCATCCGCGCCATCAACCCCTATGCGAAGCTGCATCGCACCGAGCGCTGCTCGGTGGCGCTGGCCGACGTGCTCGACCGCGGCGCGTTCGATCTCGACCGCATCCTCGACATCGAGCCGGATTTCCTGGAGGCCGACGATCATGACCACGACCATGATCACCACCATCATCACGGCCACGATCATCATCATGATCCCGGCCTGAAGCACTACCACGACGAGGACATGCAGTCGCTGTCGCTCAAGACCGACAAGCCGCTCGATCCCAATATGTTCATGCCCTGGCTGCAGAACCTGGTGCAGGTCGAGGGCGGCAAGATCCTGCGCTCCAAGGGCATCCTCGCCTTCCACGACGACGACGACCGCTACGTCTTCCAGGGCGTCCACATGATGCTGGAGGGCAACCACCAGCGGAAGTGGAAGGAAGGCGAGCCGCGCGAGAGCCGCCTCGTCTTCATCGGCCGCGAATTGCCGGAAGAGGCCATTCGCAAGGGTTTCGAGAGCTGCATCGTCTCGTGATGAAAGAGTTCACGCCGCCTTCCGATTCCGCCTCGATCGTCTCCGTCACCGACCGCGTCAAGCCCGTTGCGCTCGGCATGGCCGTGACCTCGGCGCATTTCCTCGGGGATCGTGCCGCCTTCGTCGGCGGCGAGGAGAATGTCGCCTTGGTCGATGCCAAGGGTGAGATCGCCAAGGTCGCCGTGCACAGCGGCGGCATTCTCTCCACCGCCTTCGACGGCAAGCGCCTCGTCATGGGCGGCGACGACGGCAAGGTCGTCTCGCTCGACGCCAAGGGCGAGGTGACGCTGCTCGCCACCGACCCGAAGCGGCGCTGGATCGACGCGGTGGCGCTGCACACCGACGGCGCCTTCGCCTGGTCGGCCGGCAAGACCGCCACCGTCAAGAGCGGCAAGGCCGAGGAGAAATCGCTCGACGTGCCCTCGACCGTCGGCGGCCTCGCCTTCGCGCCGAAAGGCCTGCGGCTCGCGATCGCGCATTACAACGGCGTGACGCTGTGGTTTCCCAACATGGAAGGATCGGCCGAATTCCTGCCCTGGGCCGGCTCGCATCACGCCGTCACCTTCAGCCCCGACAACAAGTTTCTGGTCACTGCGATGCACGAGCCGGCGCTGCATGGCTGGCGGCTCGCCGACAACAGGCACATGCGTATGTCCGGTTATCCCGGCCGCGTCCGCTCGATGTCCTGGAGCGCGGGCGGCAAGGGGCTCGCAACCTCGGGCGCCGACACCGTCATCATCTGGCCGTTCGGCAGCAAGGACGGTCCGATGGGCAAGGAGCCCGCGATGCTGGCACCGCTGCAGGCGCGCGTCTCGGTCGTCGCCTGTCATCCCAGGAACGACATCCTCGCCGCCGGCTATAGCGACGGCACCGTGCTGATGGTGCGCCTCGATGACGGCGCCGAGATCCTGGTCCGCCGCAACGGCACGCCGCCGGTCGCCGCGATCGCCTGGAACGCCAAGGGTACGCTGCTGGCGTTCGCCGACGAAAATGGGGATGGCGGCCTGCTGGAGCTTTAACCAGCGCCAGTGTGCGACGGTGCTCTGGTCTTCTAGGTTGATAATCAGAAAGAAGCCTTTGACCGTTGAACAAACGTAGAACAAGATGAGGTGTGCCTGAGGAAACGTACCAACCAGCCAAAATCGCAGCCCCGGCGGCAACGGGTGGGGCGGGGCCTCAGTTTGAGGTCAGGGTCGGTGCATTCTACGTTTTGGCGCTTCTATCAGGCGGAGAGCCTCGCGGCCTGCCGGGTGCCACCGTCCGCAGCGTTGCGTTTCAGCAACGAGTTGCGAAACACCCTCTCGACGATGTGGT contains:
- a CDS encoding GTP-binding protein; this translates as MSEATSQKIPVTVLTGYLGAGKTTLLNRILSENHGKKYAVIVNEFGEIGIDNDLIIGADEEVFEMNNGCICCTVRGDLVRIMDGLMKRKGKFDAIIVETTGLADPAPVAQTFFVDEDVQKNARLDAVVTVADAKWLSDRLKDAPEAKNQIAFADVIVLNKTDLVSKGELDEVEARIRAINPYAKLHRTERCSVALADVLDRGAFDLDRILDIEPDFLEADDHDHDHDHHHHHGHDHHHDPGLKHYHDEDMQSLSLKTDKPLDPNMFMPWLQNLVQVEGGKILRSKGILAFHDDDDRYVFQGVHMMLEGNHQRKWKEGEPRESRLVFIGRELPEEAIRKGFESCIVS
- a CDS encoding WD40 repeat domain-containing protein; the encoded protein is MKEFTPPSDSASIVSVTDRVKPVALGMAVTSAHFLGDRAAFVGGEENVALVDAKGEIAKVAVHSGGILSTAFDGKRLVMGGDDGKVVSLDAKGEVTLLATDPKRRWIDAVALHTDGAFAWSAGKTATVKSGKAEEKSLDVPSTVGGLAFAPKGLRLAIAHYNGVTLWFPNMEGSAEFLPWAGSHHAVTFSPDNKFLVTAMHEPALHGWRLADNRHMRMSGYPGRVRSMSWSAGGKGLATSGADTVIIWPFGSKDGPMGKEPAMLAPLQARVSVVACHPRNDILAAGYSDGTVLMVRLDDGAEILVRRNGTPPVAAIAWNAKGTLLAFADENGDGGLLEL